From a region of the Tamandua tetradactyla isolate mTamTet1 chromosome 10, mTamTet1.pri, whole genome shotgun sequence genome:
- the LOC143647914 gene encoding olfactory receptor 5K4-like, with amino-acid sequence MANKNHSLKAEFILTGFMTHPELKPLLFVVFFFIYLITMVGNLGLVALIITEHRLHTPMYIFLGNLALMDSCCSSAITPKMLENFFSEDRMISLYECMAQFYFLCLAETADCFLLGAMAYDRYVAICSPLQYHTRMSKKLCIQMTIGTIIASNFHSMIHVVLLLRLTFCRSNQIDHFFCDILPLYRLLCSDPYINELMIYIFSMPIQIFTIATVLISYLCILFTIFRMKSKEGRGKAFSTCASHFFSVSIFYICLLMYIRPFEEGDKDIPVAIFYTIVIPLLNPFIYSLRNKEVINVLKKILKNYNILKQNSSSMGN; translated from the coding sequence ATGGCTAATAAAAATCATTCCTTGAAAGCTGAGTTTATCCTCACAGGATTTATGACTCACCCAGAGCTGAAGCCACTTCTGTTTGTGGTGTTCTTTTTCATCTATCTGATCACCATGGTGGGAAATCTTGGTTTGGTGGCATTGATCATTACGGAGCATCGTCTTCACACACCAATGTATATCTTTCTGGGCAACCTGGCTCTGATGGATTCATGCTGTTCCTCTGCTATTACCCCCAAGATGCTAGAGAACTTCTTCTCTGAGGACAGAATGATTTCCCTCTATGAATGCATGGCACAATTTTATTTCCTCTGTCTTGCTGAAACTGCAGACTGCTTTCTTCTGGGAGCAATGGCCTATGACCGGTATGTGGCCATATGCAGCCCACTGCAGTACCACACCAGGATGTCAAAGAAACTCTGCATTCAGATGACAATAGGGACAATCATAGCTAGTAATTTCCATTCCATGATTCATGTGGTACTTCTATTAAGGTTAACTTTCTGTAGGTCTAATCAAATTGATCACTTTTTTTGTGATATTCTTCCATTGTACAGACTCTTGTGTTCTGACCCTTACATTAACGAactaatgatatatattttttcaatgccAATTCAAATATTCACCATTGCCACTGTCTTAATCTCTTACCTCTGCATCCTTTTCACAATTTTCAGAATGAAATCCAAAGAGGGGAGAGGTAAAGCCTTTTCTACCTGTGCCTCCCACTTTTTCTCTGTCTCAATATTCTACATTTGCCTTCTCATGTATATTCGACCATTTGAAGAAGGTGATAAAGATATACCAGTAGCAATTTTTTATACAATAGTCATTCCTTTATTAAACCCCTTCATTTACAGCCTGAGAAATAAGGAGGTgataaatgttctgaaaaaaattttgaagaattacaatattttaaaacaaaattcatcCTCTATGGGAAAttga